The Apostichopus japonicus isolate 1M-3 chromosome 6, ASM3797524v1, whole genome shotgun sequence genome contains a region encoding:
- the LOC139968794 gene encoding disks large homolog 5-like isoform X4, whose translation MAQEENCLDTDTNTKDYLEAYALTVPASQQRRVNMLKLSLKNSFPFYMLETDEQRGHPTQAMSTKIPMMNHGETGLEEGDGSSDLASLDAEVHHHDRNYDELEEQHCTMQKVQALNKEYTEAVKRTEQAVKDAECFRNELHTANMSEHQLRGDLEEVKTELHQVIRERDCLQAEVEELRHIHKKDTEELDKLWRKNEEFMRQPNAPDMFEKIHDAALEKMDDLTTNLQTLGRRNEQLASDRNELVSKIESYEDEISALQLQIESMRTEKNSIKGQLSNYQQQYMKVMRDVKLAHKERDEALKKEQILKQKHTEIVTEYNQIRTRKNELEIKLRWTEDQRRAAVDEYSMVMGERDGVHKEMDKLQNDAQMEAEKRKEADHRIYMLEQELDVHKRRWQDSQQERDIALRDVDHLSERYRDMLNNTMMAEKERDIALKDFEKFKEQRDVARKERMEALAQRDHLLLKFYDAEQQQKTMSNERNMANRDVEQMRRQLDSLQRQLKEASEENKKAKQMRDWAFKERDKVVQERESIRTLSDQMRKERDLTVNKLAESLRKVDDMENQRNKSLRDLQEIRDKMQTQSEREARMRQLIAQHSRDSAIGADSLEWETENLEFDSSQLVNENVGIIGFDIAECPDQTFFPEDCSIYVTKVDKGSSAYGKLRVNDCLFRVNDIDLSSANRQGVLQAFTSIHGILHLVVKRRRAHACKLVPLTLDISRGNPLVLENGVFVSRLSSGSQSLRELGIVPGDRIVMVNNTPMENKPVHEVESLLEACQNPVSVTVMRLSVASTTSTIPSSASPTVESFRSQDESSYQSSLSALVSAGEQSDISSREENIQKEMSVQTESIPEKIHKVSREASFRSVHSREDSRESNATQGTLKAGDWEEIKMSQQYGSQKGPVDDHPSWDERNEFSSMSDSGNGDKFSNVQEKSFSGISSHKKNQLSVDESINERAKRANQLKHARDLQESSSSSTSHDTKWHHRRDFSFSGFSPDYSKTSKRKSSKKDSLEKIDYNSTWPKSRGPPDMLTSPKVKKNRDTHIHVMNPRIYMDPRQEVSVPPTPPSRKSSYHAPSKHHHSSSGSSIHSESRRSTSSQHSSGGMLSTQTKVTPVAAVRNGPNNGWSNQNAVYHHGNNGAAIATSSKVVPTRKWRGPGSPVNSPTSPKRPISMPSPIDPNYQFAKTLPKKTSYRDRRSEQLSYGSPGSYYRPTSLHFPSNSNPVSTDYVDLFSPNGPPSAPVQTHFVRDKHKIPSFVVLSRSMNSTSAIAGNTHSGYNTMPYSPSRGSRQGKMNSISSLPDPRRPSHQSDSSGDFVKRDSYSSLPQARDSDCGSISFPSNKPRRIHIPSYSTSSNSLEIAASSYTSGRSSPTSPSIPEIPSDSSHNGNVPETGVVVTTQGPGRQDDVRCIEIQKSNEQLGFAITEGAKEGIFVRSVTPNSLADEGKMRYGDQILEFNGVNFRQANKAQAASIMSRHWNKVNILVQYNPGKMNDQNDSLDSISHASTPSFGMTPNSPMTSTNRPQSDLISMDGTITPPTPRASRIYENLPNVDLLAEEVRRIYLKNINSSLGVMISGGNAVGIFVSDILPDSVAKHNGLRVGDQILEYNGVNLKAATAEQATVELQKQVEDIRLIVQYNITKYSRVQGLYGDAVYVRCLVDFVGKDDEQLSFNRDDILFINNTMHHHKLGTWDAQCVNEHGKTNRGGLIPSKTSLSRELHLRQSASEEKLEEGFRSSKKTALSNRRSSFFRRKKPHRSNSRESRDFSEGSISDVAIHDEIPTYQRVDRLDMRIKRPVVLLGPHSDKVASKLVEESPDKFKQVPESKRASVQDLDMDMAGNIFLDCQQPEGFYECIPTQPIKDICKGGSHCILDGVSPAICKRLNDASLFPIIVFIKFKSSKQIREQKDPHFLREKVNSKQAKDMFERAQQVEQEFRSVFTGLSADCLVHVEAVVHKDTIVGGNLAAMCTRVKEVIDREQKKVMWVPSSLSL comes from the exons ATGGCACAAGAAGAGAACTGTTTAGATACTGATACTAACACAAAAGATTACTTGGAAGCTTATGCTCTAACAGTACCAGCTTCTCAGCAGCGGAGAGTTAACATGTTGAAGCTGAGTCTTAAAAACAGCTTCCCATTTTACATGTTGGAGACAGATGAACAGCGTGGCCATCCAACTCAGGCTATGTCAACAAAGA ttCCTATGATGAATCACGGGGAAACTGGACTGGAAGAAGGGGATGGAAGTTCGGACCTTGCTAGCTTGGATGCTGAAGTACATCACCATGACAGGAACTATGATGAACTCGAGGAGCAGCATTGCACCATGCAAAAAGTACAAGCACTGAACAAGGAGTATACAGAAGCAGTTAAACGGACAGAACAGGCCGTGAAAGACGCCGAATGCTTCAGGAACGAGCTACACACGGCAAACATGAGCGAGCACCAACTCCGTGGAGATCTAGAGGAAGTGAAGACGGAACTCCATCAGGTCATCAGAGAACGAGATTGCTTGCAGGCAGAGGTGGAGGAACTTCGTCACATTCACAAGAAAGACACAGAAGAGTTGGACAAACTCTGGCGCAAGAATGAAGAATTCATGAGACAACCGAACGCACCGGATATGTTTGAAAAAATACATGATGCAGCGCTGGAAAAGATGGATGACTTGACCACGAATCTGCAGACACTCGGAAGGAGAAACGAGCAGCTGGCATCCGACAGAAATGAACTGGTCAGTAAAATAGAGAGTTATGAAGATGAAATCTCTGCTCTACAGTTACAGATTGAGTCCATGAGAACAGAAAAGAACAGCATAAAAGGACAGCTGAGCAACTACCAGCAACAGTACATGAAGGTGATGCGAGATGTGAAACTCGCTCACAAGGAACGGGACGAGGCTCTGAAAAAGGAGCAGATCCTGAAGCAGAAGCATACTGAAATTGTAACAGAATATAACCAAATAAGAACCCGAAAAAATGAGTTGGAAATAAAACTGAGATGGACAGAAGATCAGCGAAGAGCAGCTGTAGATGAATATTCCATGGTGATGGGAGAGAGGGATGGAGTCCATAAAGAGATGGATAAACTGCAGAATGATGCTCAGATGGAGGCAGAGAAGAGAAAAGAGGCAGACCATAGGATTTACATGTTAGAGCAAGAGTTGGATGTTCACAAACGGAGATGGCAGGACTCCCAACAAGAGCGGGATATCGCCCTGAGGGACGTGGACCATCTCAGTGAACGTTACAGAGACATGTTAAATAACACCATGATGGCTGAGAAAGAAAGAGACATTGCTTTAAAAGACTTTGAGAAATTTAAGGAACAGAGGGATGTTGCTCGGAAGGAGAGGATGGAAGCTCTTGCTCAGAGAGACCACCTTCTCCTTAAGTTTTATGATGCTGAACAACAGCAAAAGACAATGAGTAATGAGAGAAACATGGCTAACAGGGATGTGGAACAAATGCGACGGCAGCTAGACAGTCTTCAAAGACAGCTAAAAGAAGCTTCTGAG GAGAATAAGAAAGCCAAGCAGATGAGAGATTGGGCCTTCAAAGAACGTGATAAAGTAGTTCAGGAGAGGGAGAGTATCCGAACCCTTAGCGACCAGATGCGTAAGGAACGTGACCTGACTGTTAATAAACTAGCAGAATCGCTGAGAAAGGTGGATGACATGGAGAACCAGAGGAACAAATCCTTAAGGGATTTGCAAGAGATAAG GGATAAAATGCAGACCCAATCAGAAAGAGAAGCCAGGATGCGCCAACTGATTGCTCAACACAGCAGAGATTCGGCAATAGGTGCTGATTCTCTGGAATGGGAGACAGAAAACTTGGAATTTGATTCTTCTCAGCTAGTTAAT gaAAACGTTGGCATCATTGGATTCGATATAGCAGAGTGTCCAGATCAGACGTTCTTTCCAGAAGATTGTTCTATATATGTAACAAAAGTAGACAAAGGCAGTTCAGCTTATGGTAAATTAAG AGTCAATGACTGTCTGTTTCGGGTGAATGATATTGATCTGAGCAGTGCAAACAGACAAGGTGTTCTACAAGCCTTCACTAGTATTCATGGGATCTTGCACTTG GTGGTGAAACGGAGACGTGCCCACGCCTGCAAGCTGGTACCTCTCACTCTAGACATTTCCAGAGGAAACCCTTTGGTCTTGGAAAATGGAGTCTTTGTCAGCAGGCTCTCATCTGGCAGTCAGTCTTTACGTGAGCTTGGAATTGTTCCCGGGGATAGGATAGTGATG GTGAATAATACACCAATGGAGAACAAACCTGTCCATGAAGTTGAATCTCTGCTAGAAGCCTGCCAGAATCCAGTCAGTGTTACAGTCATGCGTTTGTCTGTAGCGTCCACGACGTCAACCATTCCCTCCAGTGCGAGCCCTACAGTCGAGTCTTTCCGCAGTCAAGATGAATCTTCGTACCAGTCCAGCTTGTCTGCCCTTGTGTCTGCAGGAGAACAGAGCGACATCAGCAGCCGTGAGGAGAACATTCAAAAGGAGATGAGTGTGCAGACCGAATCCATTCCCGAGAAGATACACAAGGTATCCAGGGAGGCCAGCTTCCGTAGTGTCCACAGCAGGGAAGATAGCCGGGAGAGCAACGCTACGCAAGGAACTCTTAAAGCAGGAGATTGGGAAGAAATTAAGATGAGTCAACAGTATGGAAGTCAAAAGGGGCCAGTAGATGATCACCCCTCTTGGGATGAGAGAAACGAATTCAGTTCCATGTCCGATTCGGGAAACGGagataaattttcaaatgttcaaGAGAAGTCCTTCAGTGGTATTTCATCTCATAAAAAGAACCAGTTGTCAGTGGACGAGTCAATAAACGAGAGAGCGAAGAGAGCTAACCAACTGAAACATGCACGAGATTTACAAGAGTCATCATCTTCATCGACCAGTCATGACACTAAATGGCATCATAGGAGGGATTTTAGCTTCTCGGGATTCTCGCCCGACTACTCGAAAACGTCCAAACGGAAAAGTTCAAAGAAAGACAGTCTGGAGAAAATTGATTACAATTCTACTTGGCCAAAATCGAGAGGACCACCAGATATGCTGACTTCTCCAAAAGTGAAGAAGAATAGAGATACCCACATTCACGTCATGAATCCAAGAATTTACATGGACCCTCGTCAGGAGGTCTCGGTTCCCCCGACCCCTCCCAGTAGAAAGTCTTCGTATCATGCCCCTTCAAAGCATCACCATTCATCATCGGGATCTTCTATTCATTCGGAATCAAGGCGTTCCACCTCCTCACAGCATTCCAGCGGTGGGATGCTCTCGACACAGACAAAGGTCACCCCTGTCGCTGCTGTCAGAAATGGACCTAACAATGGCTGGTCAAACCAGAATGCAGtttatcaccatggtaacaatgGGGCTGCCATTGCCACGTCGAGTAAAGTGGTTCCGACAAGGAAGTGGAGGGGCCCAGGTTCGCCCGTAAATTCACCGACATCACCAAAAAGACCAATTTCAATGCCCTCACCCATTGACCCAAATTACCAATTTGCGAAAACTTTGCCGAAGAAGACAAGCTATCGGGACAGGCGCTCTGAACAACTTTCATATGGTTCTCCAGGGTCTTACTATCGGCCCACTTCGTTACATTTTCCAAGCAATTCAAATCCGGTTTCAACAGATTATGTTGATCTCTTCTCTCCAAACGGACCCCCGTCTGCCCCTGTGCAGACTCATTTTGTGCGTGACAAGCATAAAATCCCCTCTTTTGTGGTGTTAAGTAGGTCGATGAATTCTACCTCTGCTATTGCAGGCAATACCCACAGTGGCTATAACACCATGCCTTATTCACCATCCAGAGGCAGTAGACAAGGTAAGATGAACTCCATCTCATCTCTGCCTGATCCCAGGAGACCTTCCCACCAAAGTGACTCCTCAGGGGACTTTGTCAAAAGAGACTCTTACAGCAGCTTGCCACAAGCAAGAGATTCTGATTGTGGCTCCATATCATTCCCTTCAAATAAACCCAGAAGAATACACATTCCAAGCTACTCAACTTCCAGCAACTCTCTGGAAATTG CAGCCTCCTCTTATACTTCAGGGCGTAGTAGTCCTACATCACCTAGCATTCCTGAGATCCCTAGTGACTCGAGCCATAATGGCAATGTACCTGAAACAGGCGTGGTGGTTACCACACAGGGACCAGG ACGTCAAGATGATGTTCGATGTATTGAAATACAGAAAAGCAACGAACAGTTAGGCTTTGCCATCACAGAGGGTGCCAAGGAAGGGATCTTCGTGAGGTCTGTCACCCCCAATAGCTTGGCAGATGAAGGAAAGATGCGTTATGGCGATCAGATTCTAGAG TTCAATGGTGTCAACTTTCGACAGGCCAACAAAGCTCAGGCAGCCAGTATCATGAGCAGACATTGgaataaagttaatattttaGTGCAATACAACCCTGGAA AAATGAATGACCAAAATGACAGTCTTGATAGCATCAGCCATGCCTCGACCCCAAGTTTTGGAATGACACCTAACTCCCCCATGACCTCAACAAATAGACCCCAGTCAGACCTAATCTCTATGGATGGTACTATCACCCCTCCAACACCCAGGGCTAGCAGGATATATGA gaatttgccaaaTGTTGATCTCTTGGCGGAAGAAGTTCGCCGTATTTATTTGAAGAATATAAATTCCAGTCTGGGTGTCATGATATCAGGAGGGAATGCAGTGGGGATTTTTGTGTCTGACATCTTGCCAGACAGTGTGGCCAAACATAATGGTCTTCGAGTTGGGGATCAAATACTGGAA tataatGGTGTCAACCTCAAGGCAGCAACTGCTGAGCAGGCTACAGTTGAGCTCCAGAAACAAGTTGAAGACATTCGGCTAATTGTGCAATATAATATAACCA AATACAGCCGTGTGCAGGGCCTCTATGGAGATGCAGTGTATGTTCGCTGTCTGGTGGACTTTGTTGGAAAGGATGATGAACAACTGAGCTTTAACAGAGATGATATTCTGTTCATTAACAACACCATGCATCATCACAAACTGGGTACTTGGGATGCCCAATGTGTCAATGAACATGGCAAGACTAACAGGGGAGGACTTATTCCAAGCAAAACAAG CCTGTCCAGAGAGTTACATCTCAGACAATCAGCCAGCGAAGAGAAACTTGAAGAAGGGTTTCGTAGTTCAAAGAAGACCGCCCTTAGCAACAGAAGAAGCAGTTTCTTTAGAAGAAAGAAGCCCCATAGGAGTAATTCTAGAGAAAGTCGGGACTTTAGCGAAGGTTCTATTTCTGATGTAGCCATTCATGATG AGATTCCAACTTACCAAAGAGTTGACAGATTGGACA TGCGTATCAAGCGTCCTGTAGTACTGCTTGGGCCTCACAGTGACAAAGTGGCCTCGAAGTTAGTAGAGGAGTCTCCAGACAAGTTCAAGCAAGTTCCAG AGAGTAAGCGTGCTTCAGTCCAAGATTTGGATATGGACATGGCTGGAAATATATTTCTGGACTGTCAGCAACCAGAAGGTTTCTATGAATGCATTCCAACCCAGCCCATTAAGGACATATGTAAAGGG GGTTCTCACTGTATTTTGGACGGTGTTTCACCAGCCATCTGCAAGCGGTTAAACGATGCCAGTCTCTTTCCCATCATTGTTTTCATCAAGTTTAAAAGTTCTAAACAAATCAG AGAACAAAAGGACCCACATTTCTTGCGAGAAAAAGTCAACAGCAAGCAAGCAAAGGATATGTTTGAAAGAGCACAACAAGTAGAGCAAGAATTCCGCAGTGTCTTTACAG GATTATCAGCAGATTGTTTAGTCCATGTTGAAGCAGTCGTACATAAAG atACCATTGTAGGTGGTAACCTTGCAGCCATGTGTACCCGGGTAAAGGAGGTCATAGACAGGGAACAGAAGAAAGTCATGTGGGTGCCGTCCAGTCTGTCACTATAG